A window of the Corallococcus exiguus genome harbors these coding sequences:
- a CDS encoding DUF4280 domain-containing protein, protein MGAQVVMGAMLQCSFGMAPSSLMVLPVNRIMATTPAANIMDNKPFMNILPFGMCQSLANPMVAAATAAALGVLTPMPCIPATAAPWMPGCPKVLIGNMPALESNSKCMCSYGGVIQVVSPGQMVAIDG, encoded by the coding sequence ATGGGTGCTCAGGTCGTGATGGGAGCGATGCTCCAATGCAGCTTCGGGATGGCGCCCTCGTCGCTGATGGTGCTGCCCGTGAACCGGATCATGGCCACCACGCCCGCGGCGAACATCATGGACAACAAGCCGTTCATGAACATCCTGCCCTTCGGCATGTGCCAGTCCCTGGCCAACCCCATGGTGGCGGCGGCGACCGCGGCGGCCCTCGGCGTCCTCACCCCCATGCCCTGCATCCCCGCCACCGCGGCCCCCTGGATGCCCGGGTGCCCCAAGGTGCTCATCGGCAACATGCCGGCGCTGGAGAGCAACTCCAAGTGCATGTGCAGCTACGGCGGCGTCATCCAGGTCGTCTCCCCCGGACAGATGGTGGCCATCGATGGGTAG
- a CDS encoding type VI secretion system protein IglI family protein, producing the protein MGSPAQVLEAVDFTLLDVEFTTAPVPLDESEGPDPRLEAITGFVAKSEYANAARAAEGLLRQGVRDVRVVGPYLFGHFFAEGMKALPVLFRSLKRTLTENWDFFGPMEKKLVFADTGLRWLLKMMGKHLEHHSRLKDAQWQAWTAPGNREPIEEALTLGDPLIAALAILQKPACMDAMRSLLGALRSHAQGVPFLPPPEEPQSEAPEPELAAAPDDDEEEDDEGEEEEEVRPVRRKKAARQEEQDSGPSVPMSPALALLVRKLSAFEALVEKEDYSKASVIAVDVLATVERFDPRVFLPQLFSGFFNGLAQHAEAIEPMLHNTETLSFRAMDQLYRVDLDAFLVAQQRQPRGGGSEYDE; encoded by the coding sequence ATGGGTAGCCCCGCGCAGGTGTTGGAGGCCGTCGACTTCACGCTGCTCGACGTGGAGTTCACCACCGCCCCCGTGCCGCTCGACGAGTCCGAGGGCCCGGATCCGCGCCTGGAGGCCATCACCGGTTTCGTCGCCAAGAGCGAGTACGCGAACGCCGCCCGTGCCGCCGAGGGGCTCCTGCGCCAGGGCGTGCGCGACGTGCGCGTGGTGGGGCCGTACCTCTTCGGCCACTTCTTCGCGGAGGGCATGAAGGCGCTGCCCGTCCTGTTCCGCTCCCTCAAGCGCACGCTGACGGAGAACTGGGACTTCTTCGGCCCGATGGAGAAGAAGCTCGTCTTCGCGGACACCGGCCTGCGCTGGCTGCTGAAGATGATGGGCAAGCACCTGGAACACCACTCGCGCCTCAAGGACGCGCAGTGGCAGGCCTGGACCGCGCCCGGCAATCGCGAGCCCATCGAGGAAGCCCTGACCCTCGGGGATCCACTCATCGCCGCGCTCGCCATCCTGCAGAAGCCCGCGTGCATGGACGCCATGCGCTCGCTGCTGGGCGCGCTGCGCTCCCACGCCCAGGGCGTGCCCTTCCTGCCCCCGCCGGAGGAGCCCCAGTCCGAGGCCCCGGAGCCCGAGCTCGCCGCCGCTCCGGACGACGACGAGGAAGAGGACGACGAAGGGGAGGAGGAAGAGGAGGTCCGCCCCGTGCGCCGCAAGAAGGCCGCACGCCAGGAGGAACAGGACTCCGGCCCCAGCGTGCCCATGTCTCCCGCGCTCGCGCTGCTGGTCCGCAAGCTGTCTGCCTTTGAGGCGCTGGTGGAGAAAGAGGACTACTCCAAGGCGAGCGTCATCGCCGTGGACGTGCTCGCCACCGTGGAGCGCTTCGACCCGCGCGTGTTCCTGCCGCAGCTGTTCTCCGGCTTCTTCAATGGCCTGGCGCAGCACGCGGAAGCCATTGAGCCCATGCTGCACAACACGGAGACGCTGTCCTTCCGCGCCATGGATCAGCTCTACCGCGTGGACCTGGACGCGTTCCTCGTCGCCCAGCAGCGCCAGCCGCGCGGCGGCGGCTCGGAATACGACGAATAG
- a CDS encoding type VI secretion system baseplate subunit TssG produces MALEREQPNRKLTVEERISERIRSFDVPALLDLLAKEGYGEAEVEFRSHRSTVHQPHLVHAIEFTRHPRKRVVITVNLGLLSLQTPLPSFLFQAMDRLEQDTMADFLGYFDHLLLRTRFAGQFPDRDESLLPGWEHSTAHRLRLLRLACPSSLHWLFAKVFPEAEVVVRRETRRQRIEAKGIRLGAAALGDGSAVGGFATVPTGGVEVRLFLNEPHSGTGTPWAVEARRRLNTRILPSLAETPLVLAVILCLRDQSSYARLIDGSHLGYEPLVGGPEQTQEVLLFTGDTAQLRSSEPR; encoded by the coding sequence ATGGCCCTGGAGCGCGAACAGCCGAACCGCAAGCTCACCGTCGAGGAGCGCATCAGCGAGCGCATCCGCAGCTTCGACGTGCCGGCCCTCCTGGATCTGCTCGCCAAGGAAGGCTACGGCGAGGCGGAGGTGGAGTTCCGCAGCCACCGCAGCACCGTGCACCAGCCCCATCTGGTGCATGCCATTGAATTCACCCGCCACCCGCGCAAGCGCGTGGTGATCACCGTCAACCTGGGCCTGCTCAGTCTCCAGACGCCGCTGCCATCCTTTCTCTTCCAGGCCATGGATCGCCTGGAGCAGGACACGATGGCTGACTTCCTGGGTTACTTTGACCACCTGTTGCTGCGGACCCGCTTCGCGGGCCAGTTTCCTGATCGCGACGAATCCCTGCTGCCCGGCTGGGAGCACTCCACCGCGCACCGGCTGCGCCTGCTCCGCCTCGCGTGCCCCAGCAGCCTGCACTGGCTTTTCGCCAAGGTCTTCCCGGAGGCGGAGGTGGTGGTGCGCCGAGAGACGCGCCGCCAGCGCATCGAAGCCAAGGGCATCCGCCTGGGCGCCGCGGCGCTCGGAGACGGCAGCGCGGTGGGCGGCTTCGCCACCGTCCCCACGGGCGGGGTGGAGGTGCGGCTGTTCCTCAACGAGCCGCACTCCGGCACCGGCACCCCCTGGGCCGTGGAGGCACGCAGGCGCCTCAACACCCGCATCCTTCCGAGCCTCGCGGAGACCCCGCTCGTGCTCGCCGTCATCCTGTGCCTGCGTGATCAGAGCAGCTACGCCCGGCTCATCGACGGAAGTCATCTGGGCTACGAGCCGCTGGTAGGCGGTCCGGAGCAAACCCAGGAGGTCCTCCTGTTCACGGGGGACACCGCTCAACTGCGATCATCGGAACCCCGGTAG
- the tssB gene encoding type VI secretion system contractile sheath small subunit produces the protein MAIQDQLPKSRITLTYRTTINGEQETVNLPLRLLVMGDYSLGTSEDRKTDLETRKLRSVDGRNLDELMKDMKMSANFQVANRINPDVEEELNVTLPIDRMKSFHPDEIVKHVPKLKALLLLKTLLVEMQSNIDNRKDLRRELYELFSKPDALKELLTELKGYETMRLPAGETAKTDAPAAAGKPAAAGKPAAGAAAATAAVAATVAAGAKPPAAS, from the coding sequence GTGGCCATTCAGGACCAGCTTCCCAAATCCCGCATCACCCTCACGTACCGCACCACCATCAACGGCGAGCAGGAGACGGTGAACCTGCCGTTGCGCCTCCTGGTCATGGGCGACTACTCGCTGGGGACCTCCGAGGATCGCAAGACGGACCTGGAGACACGCAAGCTGCGCTCCGTGGACGGCCGCAACCTGGACGAGTTGATGAAGGACATGAAGATGTCCGCCAACTTCCAGGTCGCCAACCGCATCAACCCGGACGTGGAGGAGGAGCTGAACGTCACGCTCCCCATCGACCGGATGAAGTCCTTCCACCCGGATGAGATCGTCAAGCACGTGCCGAAGCTCAAGGCGCTGCTGCTCCTGAAGACGCTCCTCGTGGAGATGCAGTCGAACATCGACAACCGCAAGGACCTGCGCCGCGAACTCTACGAGCTGTTCTCCAAGCCGGACGCGCTCAAGGAGCTGCTCACGGAGCTGAAGGGCTACGAGACCATGCGCCTGCCCGCCGGTGAGACGGCGAAGACGGACGCGCCCGCCGCCGCTGGCAAGCCCGCCGCCGCTGGCAAGCCCGCCGCCGGTGCCGCCGCCGCCACGGCCGCGGTCGCCGCCACCGTCGCCGCGGGCGCCAAGCCCCCGGCCGCTTCCTGA
- the tssC gene encoding type VI secretion system contractile sheath large subunit: MAETTYLKRLFTSVRLDPPQESAPMITTNFAPAGDEQQVTLESRFLSSVAALLQNVAPVEGPDNTARFDKGQVLDVISRIDRMIDVQMNEILHNDTFQKLESTWRGLEDLVDHTNFKANIAIDILDVAKDELAEDFENNSSNIFAGALFDKVYIQEYDQYGGRPFGAIVGLYDFSSSPADLTWLQRMAKVSNAAHAPFISAVNHKFFGCETIEEMEAIKNLEGVLAHPRFGRWNAFRDTEEAAYVGLTFPRYVLRLPWHPDKNPCDVLNFTETARGDSDKYLWGNSAILLARNMVKAFEISGWCQSIRGPKGGGLISGLPVDTFSLRGQEEIKAPVEIAIPDYREYEFARSGFIPLVYRKGSSDATFFSTQSAKVSKTFKDPKDSENSQLVTNLAYTFSITRLAHYVKCIMRDNIGNTADAPYIQRQLDSWLSNYVTTVANPDDLTVRRFPFKASSVAVFPRPGEIGWYDCKLAVLPHIQFEGLNVELMLESRLG; this comes from the coding sequence ATGGCTGAGACCACCTACCTGAAGCGCCTGTTCACCAGCGTCCGGCTCGATCCGCCCCAGGAATCGGCGCCGATGATCACCACCAACTTCGCGCCCGCCGGCGACGAGCAGCAGGTCACCCTGGAGAGCCGCTTTCTCTCCAGCGTCGCCGCGCTGCTGCAGAACGTGGCCCCCGTGGAGGGCCCGGACAACACCGCCCGCTTCGACAAGGGCCAGGTGCTGGACGTCATCAGCCGCATCGATCGCATGATCGACGTGCAGATGAACGAGATCCTCCACAACGACACCTTCCAGAAGCTGGAGTCCACGTGGCGCGGCCTGGAGGACCTGGTCGACCACACCAACTTCAAGGCCAACATCGCCATCGACATCCTGGACGTCGCCAAGGATGAGCTGGCGGAGGACTTCGAGAACAACTCCAGCAACATCTTCGCCGGAGCGCTGTTCGACAAGGTCTACATCCAGGAGTACGACCAGTACGGTGGCCGTCCCTTCGGCGCCATCGTCGGCCTGTACGACTTCTCCTCGTCGCCCGCGGACCTCACCTGGCTGCAGCGCATGGCCAAGGTCTCCAACGCCGCGCACGCGCCGTTCATCTCCGCCGTGAACCACAAGTTCTTCGGCTGCGAGACCATCGAGGAGATGGAGGCCATCAAGAACCTGGAGGGCGTGCTCGCCCACCCGCGGTTCGGCCGCTGGAACGCGTTCCGCGACACGGAGGAGGCCGCGTACGTGGGCCTGACCTTCCCGCGCTACGTGCTGCGCCTGCCCTGGCACCCGGACAAGAACCCCTGCGACGTCCTCAACTTCACCGAGACGGCGCGCGGCGACTCCGACAAGTACCTGTGGGGCAACTCCGCCATCCTGCTCGCGCGCAACATGGTGAAGGCGTTCGAGATCAGCGGCTGGTGCCAGTCCATCCGCGGCCCCAAGGGCGGTGGCCTCATCTCCGGCCTGCCCGTGGACACCTTCTCCCTGCGCGGCCAGGAGGAGATCAAGGCCCCGGTGGAGATCGCCATCCCGGACTACCGCGAGTACGAGTTCGCGCGCTCCGGCTTCATCCCGCTCGTGTACCGCAAGGGTTCCAGCGACGCGACGTTCTTCAGCACCCAGTCCGCCAAGGTCTCCAAGACGTTCAAGGACCCCAAGGACTCGGAGAACTCGCAGCTCGTCACGAACCTGGCCTACACGTTCTCCATCACGCGTCTGGCGCACTACGTGAAGTGCATCATGCGCGACAACATCGGCAACACGGCGGACGCGCCCTACATCCAGCGCCAGCTGGACTCGTGGCTGTCCAACTACGTCACGACCGTGGCCAACCCGGACGACCTCACCGTGCGCCGCTTCCCGTTCAAGGCGAGCAGCGTGGCGGTGTTCCCGCGTCCCGGTGAGATCGGCTGGTACGACTGCAAGCTGGCCGTGCTCCCGCACATCCAGTTCGAAGGCCTCAACGTGGAGCTGATGCTCGAGTCGCGGCTCGGTTAA
- the tssK gene encoding type VI secretion system baseplate subunit TssK has protein sequence MQRYKLARVRWHVGQTLLPEHFVAQEDALDAEIRLHATLSGLPSYGIANMAWNESLLQSGSLSISALTVVTKAGDLMDVPGNSVIAPLSLEAVGKTEFIVYLHVLKETVSAEGIRLYADDPPVIQRVLHKLQLSTEPVLDGTVASLGLAAVSQDEDGAWHTSADWVPALLLVGPNPFLEKLLSTLDDLLDQVRQQLLTNISDTYLRTDRLTNARRALFEVQRLIALRRDMFRQVYVHPYHLFDALRRLYFEACCYLEMLPDEQMPVYQHEGLNEALGGWIRLLQRSFQPEATRSTHKAFQAKEGQFQMTPLPPEIRSASEAYLLVQRTQPGERTPLDGVKLASPTRLPLVRRQALKGVPFKHVPYPSFPHALGPEIDWYLLSNGEEWQHALREDGLAFYVTPALRGAQTSLFWRRS, from the coding sequence ATGCAGCGGTACAAGCTCGCACGGGTCCGCTGGCACGTAGGCCAGACGCTTCTTCCGGAGCATTTCGTCGCGCAGGAGGACGCGCTGGACGCGGAGATCCGCCTCCATGCCACCCTGTCCGGCCTGCCGTCGTACGGCATCGCGAACATGGCCTGGAACGAGTCGCTCCTCCAGAGCGGCAGCCTGTCCATCTCCGCGCTCACCGTCGTCACCAAGGCCGGGGACCTGATGGACGTCCCGGGCAACTCCGTCATCGCGCCGCTGTCGCTGGAAGCCGTCGGCAAGACGGAGTTCATCGTCTACCTGCACGTGCTGAAGGAGACCGTCAGCGCGGAGGGCATCCGCCTGTACGCGGATGATCCGCCGGTCATCCAGCGCGTGCTGCACAAGCTGCAACTGTCCACGGAGCCGGTGCTGGACGGGACCGTCGCGTCCCTGGGGCTGGCCGCCGTATCGCAGGACGAGGACGGCGCGTGGCACACGTCCGCGGACTGGGTGCCCGCGCTCCTGCTCGTGGGGCCCAACCCCTTCCTGGAGAAGCTGCTCTCCACGCTGGATGATCTGCTGGATCAGGTGCGCCAGCAGCTGCTCACCAACATCTCCGACACGTACCTGCGCACGGACCGGCTCACCAACGCGCGCCGGGCGCTCTTTGAAGTGCAGCGGCTGATCGCGCTGCGCCGGGACATGTTCCGGCAGGTGTACGTGCACCCGTACCACCTGTTCGACGCGCTTCGCCGGCTGTACTTCGAGGCGTGCTGCTACCTGGAGATGCTCCCGGACGAGCAGATGCCGGTGTACCAGCACGAGGGGCTGAACGAGGCCCTGGGCGGGTGGATCCGCCTGCTCCAGCGCAGCTTCCAGCCGGAAGCCACGCGCTCGACTCACAAGGCCTTCCAGGCGAAGGAAGGGCAGTTCCAGATGACGCCGCTGCCGCCGGAGATCCGCTCCGCCAGCGAGGCCTACCTCCTGGTGCAGCGCACCCAGCCCGGCGAGCGCACGCCGCTGGACGGCGTGAAGCTGGCCAGCCCCACGAGGCTGCCGCTGGTACGCAGGCAGGCCCTGAAGGGCGTGCCGTTCAAGCACGTGCCGTATCCGTCGTTCCCGCACGCGCTGGGGCCGGAGATTGACTGGTACCTGCTGAGCAACGGCGAGGAGTGGCAGCACGCGCTGCGCGAGGACGGCCTGGCCTTCTACGTGACGCCCGCGCTCCGGGGCGCCCAGACGTCGCTGTTCTGGCGGAGGAGCTAG
- a CDS encoding GPW/gp25 family protein, producing MARAPFLDKFATRRERTNSRDSLEHVMRNIEAVLNTKKGYGFFMHDFGLGGYTEKLGTRELVEALTAEIQQEVTQHEPRLVGPEVKLRGRDSSLWLYFDCKGTFNGQPCHLSLLFHSTTGRVRVQAEDT from the coding sequence ATGGCGCGCGCACCGTTCCTGGACAAGTTCGCGACTCGCAGGGAGCGCACCAACTCGCGCGACAGCCTGGAGCACGTGATGCGCAACATCGAAGCCGTGCTCAACACGAAGAAGGGCTACGGCTTCTTCATGCATGACTTCGGGCTGGGCGGGTACACGGAGAAGCTGGGCACGCGCGAGCTGGTGGAGGCGCTCACCGCGGAGATCCAGCAGGAAGTCACGCAGCACGAGCCCCGGCTGGTGGGGCCGGAAGTGAAGCTGCGCGGCCGCGACAGCTCGCTGTGGCTGTACTTCGACTGCAAGGGCACCTTCAACGGGCAGCCGTGTCACCTGTCGCTGTTGTTCCACTCCACCACCGGCCGGGTGCGCGTGCAGGCGGAGGACACCTGA
- a CDS encoding type VI secretion system baseplate subunit TssF: MKDFSEKIYLDFLSELDGLERFRQRFQERHPAAPLDREDPDVRRLIEAMAFFSVQTRHATLHNLRSTWRRLFAGFFDFLLEPVPATAMAQAVPTEKMVEPVLLTRGTELRLTPAEGVAGSFRLQRDLRVLPIFLKGTDVVPQVRSGHRLILRFESRFARKDAIDVLSLHVRHLDDYRSSLAVFHALRKHVKQVSVVYDEEADEHSVGSPCEVSFNRDPPAPDDSGLYAHPFQRLRAFFQFPEQQLFVHVKVPPPRGSSWMRFCICLDLDKDWNVGRSLHPDFFQLFTVPVVNLKAEPAQVVVADGTRAEHPIISMSAGREFSLHSVTGVFEMTKVGLAPLRPAFLPGKGPSYEVDETFDEKLASRQSLIVRMPEAFTAPRKIVLEALWHQPQFSAQAAGRVEVSVPGRHIEGLKWQTVGSLQPHRDSVLRDDVEALTQFLAWKAKPTLGRDEVVALLGHLGTPAESPFRRVLPWLKELKFSVVPDSALKGSGIRHAYEAVMEPFDQSFEPVVICFLEQLRDLLDAWNNEATVDLKASVAGLGPLQLPT, translated from the coding sequence GTGAAGGACTTCTCCGAGAAGATCTACCTGGATTTCCTGTCGGAATTGGACGGGCTGGAGCGCTTCCGTCAGCGCTTCCAGGAGCGGCACCCGGCGGCTCCGTTGGATCGCGAGGACCCGGACGTGCGCCGCCTCATCGAGGCGATGGCGTTCTTCTCCGTCCAGACGCGGCACGCCACGCTGCACAACCTGCGCTCCACCTGGCGCCGGCTGTTCGCGGGCTTCTTCGACTTCCTCCTGGAGCCCGTGCCCGCCACCGCCATGGCGCAGGCCGTGCCCACGGAGAAGATGGTGGAGCCGGTGCTCCTCACCCGGGGCACGGAGCTGCGCCTGACGCCCGCGGAAGGGGTGGCGGGCTCCTTCCGGCTCCAGCGCGACCTGCGCGTGCTGCCCATCTTCCTCAAGGGCACGGACGTGGTGCCCCAGGTGCGCAGCGGCCACCGGCTGATCCTCCGCTTCGAGTCCCGCTTCGCGCGCAAGGACGCCATCGACGTGCTCAGCCTGCACGTGCGGCACCTGGACGACTACCGCTCGTCGCTGGCGGTGTTTCATGCGCTGCGCAAGCACGTGAAGCAGGTGAGCGTCGTCTACGACGAGGAGGCGGATGAGCACTCCGTGGGCAGCCCCTGCGAGGTGTCCTTCAACCGGGATCCGCCCGCGCCGGACGACAGCGGCCTCTACGCGCATCCGTTCCAGCGCCTGCGCGCGTTCTTCCAGTTCCCGGAGCAGCAGCTCTTCGTGCACGTGAAGGTGCCGCCGCCTCGTGGCAGCTCCTGGATGCGCTTCTGCATCTGCCTGGACCTGGACAAGGACTGGAACGTCGGCCGCTCGCTGCACCCGGACTTCTTCCAGCTCTTCACCGTGCCGGTGGTGAACCTCAAGGCGGAGCCCGCGCAGGTGGTGGTGGCGGACGGCACGCGCGCGGAGCACCCCATCATCAGCATGAGCGCGGGGCGCGAGTTCTCCCTGCACTCGGTGACGGGCGTCTTCGAGATGACCAAGGTGGGCCTGGCCCCGCTCAGGCCCGCGTTCCTGCCCGGCAAGGGCCCCAGCTACGAGGTGGACGAGACCTTCGACGAGAAGCTCGCGTCCCGGCAGAGCCTCATCGTGCGCATGCCGGAGGCCTTCACGGCGCCGCGAAAGATCGTCCTGGAGGCGCTGTGGCACCAGCCGCAGTTCTCCGCGCAGGCGGCGGGCAGGGTGGAGGTGTCCGTGCCGGGCCGTCACATCGAAGGCTTGAAATGGCAGACGGTGGGCAGCCTGCAGCCGCACCGCGACAGCGTGCTACGGGATGATGTCGAGGCGTTGACCCAATTCCTTGCGTGGAAGGCCAAGCCCACGCTGGGCCGCGACGAGGTGGTCGCCCTGCTGGGTCACCTGGGGACCCCCGCGGAGAGCCCGTTCCGCCGCGTCCTTCCTTGGCTCAAGGAGTTGAAGTTCAGTGTGGTGCCCGACAGCGCTCTCAAGGGTTCGGGGATCCGCCACGCTTACGAGGCCGTGATGGAGCCCTTCGACCAAAGCTTCGAGCCTGTCGTCATCTGCTTTCTTGAGCAGTTGAGGGACCTGCTTGATGCTTGGAACAACGAGGCGACTGTTGATCTCAAGGCCTCGGTGGCGGGATTGGGACCGCTACAGCTTCCAACATAG
- a CDS encoding DotU family type IV/VI secretion system protein translates to MKLEHWNALLATQRRVRQLLDRALPAEPAPGARRPQGRVGPEALGHLEQALMVELERLRAAFGADMRPDEVEDLIRPFVYFLDEWVLRRLADAEQHLWPLLQQNLFQVDAGGDLFYDFVEEKLRRNDTPSIVFEMIRFCLAAGFTGRLVGQPERIREIKDRISQRIPQPAAMAPSAPVVPAAVPTVYDFPVHYYAVTAAIVLGLPIFLWWVSN, encoded by the coding sequence ATGAAACTGGAGCATTGGAACGCACTCCTGGCCACGCAGCGTCGCGTGCGTCAGCTCCTCGACCGGGCACTGCCCGCCGAGCCCGCCCCGGGTGCGCGCCGGCCGCAGGGCAGGGTGGGGCCGGAGGCGCTGGGCCATCTGGAGCAGGCGCTGATGGTGGAGCTGGAGCGCCTGCGCGCCGCGTTCGGCGCGGACATGCGCCCGGACGAGGTGGAGGATCTGATCCGTCCCTTCGTCTACTTCCTCGATGAGTGGGTGCTGCGGCGGCTGGCGGACGCGGAGCAACATCTCTGGCCACTCCTGCAGCAGAACCTGTTTCAGGTTGATGCAGGCGGAGACCTCTTCTACGACTTCGTGGAAGAGAAGTTGCGTCGCAACGATACCCCCTCCATCGTCTTCGAGATGATCCGCTTTTGCCTGGCTGCGGGCTTCACGGGCCGCCTCGTGGGGCAGCCGGAGCGCATCCGCGAAATCAAGGACCGCATCTCGCAGCGCATCCCGCAGCCGGCGGCCATGGCGCCGTCCGCGCCGGTGGTGCCCGCGGCGGTGCCCACCGTCTATGACTTCCCGGTGCACTACTACGCCGTGACGGCGGCCATCGTGCTGGGGTTGCCCATCTTCCTGTGGTGGGTCTCCAATTGA